From a single Apostichopus japonicus isolate 1M-3 chromosome 12, ASM3797524v1, whole genome shotgun sequence genomic region:
- the LOC139977337 gene encoding uncharacterized protein isoform X3, whose amino-acid sequence MNLKENLIYFVLLVATIPFANNSTVLIVIPKGGIISLECKLISKLDTLVWNRNGHILASYSDNSLRDYNISVEIDTDRSASYLSKRSADLQDAGNYSCIQHHQQQHMVASNTTFQIFIQGYPKLSVNTSTTRAGETILASCCADVRPPYLEEVDFTWSIGDVPLLGYFTNFSNVMNFTVSRHCGIATVRNITSYMDGTKLRCLTDKAAGHFASVTLNVEYQPVVKIKSIAGWQVVSGQHVDIVCEVQSNPLAEVYLQVKTDTDWTTVEIQEQQRNNSEDIYFMIIISNTSFGYYRCLAQNSHGFSFSKKKLLSQDKRTQYVTAVVIPCTALVLLLLACLTYKLRKSVQVQIQHPLSIRFTSDYIHRLSSSLPSRQYLPRTAKSSNTNRNLEDTRNNTEQAGACSSSVRAETSTVSLSSTKVSHCCKYDEGYDVVVQSVPVTPNQYAYSHLERGFINKGEYELHQQ is encoded by the exons ATGAATCTTAAAGAGAACTTAATTTACTTCGTGCTTCTTGTTGCTACGATCCCTTTTG CAAATAACTCGACCGTCTTGATAGTAATTCCAAAAGGGGGAATTATTTCTCTCGAATGTAAACTTATCTCGAAACTTGATACTTTGGTATGGAATCGCAACGGACATATACTGGCCTCATACAGTGATAACTCACTCAGGGACTACAATATTTCTGTGGAAATTGACACCGATCGTTCAGCGTCTTACTTATCGAAACGATCAGCTGATTTACAAGACGCTGGTAACTATAGTTGTATTCAACACCACCAGCAGCAACACATGGTTGCATCGAATACCACATTCCAAATCTTCATTCAAG GATATCCTAAACTCAGTGTTAATACCAGCACAACCAGAGCAGGCGAAACCATACTAGCGAGTTGTTGTGCAGACGTCAGACCGCCTTACCTCGAAGAAGTTGATTTTACCTGGTCAATCGGCGATGTACCACTTTTAggatattttacaaatttttctaATGTAATGAACTTTACCGTTAGTAGACATTGCGGCATTGCAACGGTCAGGAACATCACCAGTTATATGGATGGTACAAAACTGCGATGCCTAACCGATAAAGCAGCCGGCCATTTTGCCAGTGTTACGTTAAACGTTGAAT ACCAGCCAGTCGTTAAGATTAAGTCAATTGCTGGATGGCAGGTCGTGTCTGGTCAGCATGTAGATATTGTATGTGAAGTGCAGAGCAACCCGCTTGCAGAAGTTTACCTTCAGGTGAAAACAGATACTGACTGGACAACTGTCGAAATTCAAGAACAACAAAGGAATAACTCCGAGGACATCTATTTTATGATAATCATTTCGAATACATCGTTTGGATACTATCGATGTTTGGCACAAAATAGCCACGGATTTTCGttttcgaaaaaaaaacttctgtcACAAG ATAAAAGGACACAGTACGTGACAGCAGTTGTCATCCCTTGTACCGCTTTGGTTCTACTTTTATTAGCATGCTTGACTTACAAACTCAGAAAATCAG ttcAAGTTCAAATTCAACATCCCTTGTCCATACGTTTTACAag TGATTACATTCACCGGCTTTCCAGCTCTCTGCCAAGTAGGCAATATCTCCCCAGGACAGCCAAAAGTTCCAACACTAACAGAAACCTAGAAG ATACGAGAAATAATACGGAACAGGCCGGTGCATGTTCATCATCTGTTAG AGCGGAGACATCTACTGTGAGTTTATCGTCGACGAAAGTAAGCCACTGCTGCAAATATGACGAAGGGTATGACGTAGTTGTTCAAAG TGTTCCTGTCACACCCAATCAATATGCTTACAGTCATCTAGAAAGGGGGTTCATCAACAAAGGGGAATACGAACTCCATCAACAGTGA
- the LOC139977337 gene encoding uncharacterized protein isoform X5, producing MNLKENLIYFVLLVATIPFANNSTVLIVIPKGGIISLECKLISKLDTLVWNRNGHILASYSDNSLRDYNISVEIDTDRSASYLSKRSADLQDAGNYSCIQHHQQQHMVASNTTFQIFIQDQPVVKIKSIAGWQVVSGQHVDIVCEVQSNPLAEVYLQVKTDTDWTTVEIQEQQRNNSEDIYFMIIISNTSFGYYRCLAQNSHGFSFSKKKLLSQDKRTQYVTAVVIPCTALVLLLLACLTYKLRKSVQVQIQHPLSIRFTSDYIHRLSSSLPSRQYLPRTAKSSNTNRNLEDTRNNTEQAGACSSSVRAETSTVSLSSTKVSHCCKYDEGYDVVVQREETSTVRLSSTKVSHCCKSDEGYDVVVQSVPVTPNQYAYSHLERGFINKGEYELHQQ from the exons ATGAATCTTAAAGAGAACTTAATTTACTTCGTGCTTCTTGTTGCTACGATCCCTTTTG CAAATAACTCGACCGTCTTGATAGTAATTCCAAAAGGGGGAATTATTTCTCTCGAATGTAAACTTATCTCGAAACTTGATACTTTGGTATGGAATCGCAACGGACATATACTGGCCTCATACAGTGATAACTCACTCAGGGACTACAATATTTCTGTGGAAATTGACACCGATCGTTCAGCGTCTTACTTATCGAAACGATCAGCTGATTTACAAGACGCTGGTAACTATAGTTGTATTCAACACCACCAGCAGCAACACATGGTTGCATCGAATACCACATTCCAAATCTTCATTCAAG ACCAGCCAGTCGTTAAGATTAAGTCAATTGCTGGATGGCAGGTCGTGTCTGGTCAGCATGTAGATATTGTATGTGAAGTGCAGAGCAACCCGCTTGCAGAAGTTTACCTTCAGGTGAAAACAGATACTGACTGGACAACTGTCGAAATTCAAGAACAACAAAGGAATAACTCCGAGGACATCTATTTTATGATAATCATTTCGAATACATCGTTTGGATACTATCGATGTTTGGCACAAAATAGCCACGGATTTTCGttttcgaaaaaaaaacttctgtcACAAG ATAAAAGGACACAGTACGTGACAGCAGTTGTCATCCCTTGTACCGCTTTGGTTCTACTTTTATTAGCATGCTTGACTTACAAACTCAGAAAATCAG ttcAAGTTCAAATTCAACATCCCTTGTCCATACGTTTTACAag TGATTACATTCACCGGCTTTCCAGCTCTCTGCCAAGTAGGCAATATCTCCCCAGGACAGCCAAAAGTTCCAACACTAACAGAAACCTAGAAG ATACGAGAAATAATACGGAACAGGCCGGTGCATGTTCATCATCTGTTAG AGCGGAGACATCTACTGTGAGTTTATCGTCGACGAAAGTAAGCCACTGCTGCAAATATGACGAAGGGTATGACGTAGTTGTTCAAAG AGAGGAGACATCTACTGTACGTTTATCGTCGACGAAAGTAAGCCACTGCTGCAAAAGTGACGAAGGGTATGACGTAGTTGTTCAAAG TGTTCCTGTCACACCCAATCAATATGCTTACAGTCATCTAGAAAGGGGGTTCATCAACAAAGGGGAATACGAACTCCATCAACAGTGA
- the LOC139977337 gene encoding uncharacterized protein isoform X1 has product MNLKENLIYFVLLVATIPFANNSTVLIVIPKGGIISLECKLISKLDTLVWNRNGHILASYSDNSLRDYNISVEIDTDRSASYLSKRSADLQDAGNYSCIQHHQQQHMVASNTTFQIFIQGYPKLSVNTSTTRAGETILASCCADVRPPYLEEVDFTWSIGDVPLLGYFTNFSNVMNFTVSRHCGIATVRNITSYMDGTKLRCLTDKAAGHFASVTLNVEYQPVVKIKSIAGWQVVSGQHVDIVCEVQSNPLAEVYLQVKTDTDWTTVEIQEQQRNNSEDIYFMIIISNTSFGYYRCLAQNSHGFSFSKKKLLSQDKRTQYVTAVVIPCTALVLLLLACLTYKLRKSVQVQIQHPLSIRFTSDYIHRLSSSLPSRQYLPRTAKSSNTNRNLEDTRNNTEQAGACSSSVRAETSTVSLSSTKVSHCCKYDEGYDVVVQREETSTVRLSSTKVSHCCKSDEGYDVVVQSVPVTPNQYAYSHLERGFINKGEYELHQQ; this is encoded by the exons ATGAATCTTAAAGAGAACTTAATTTACTTCGTGCTTCTTGTTGCTACGATCCCTTTTG CAAATAACTCGACCGTCTTGATAGTAATTCCAAAAGGGGGAATTATTTCTCTCGAATGTAAACTTATCTCGAAACTTGATACTTTGGTATGGAATCGCAACGGACATATACTGGCCTCATACAGTGATAACTCACTCAGGGACTACAATATTTCTGTGGAAATTGACACCGATCGTTCAGCGTCTTACTTATCGAAACGATCAGCTGATTTACAAGACGCTGGTAACTATAGTTGTATTCAACACCACCAGCAGCAACACATGGTTGCATCGAATACCACATTCCAAATCTTCATTCAAG GATATCCTAAACTCAGTGTTAATACCAGCACAACCAGAGCAGGCGAAACCATACTAGCGAGTTGTTGTGCAGACGTCAGACCGCCTTACCTCGAAGAAGTTGATTTTACCTGGTCAATCGGCGATGTACCACTTTTAggatattttacaaatttttctaATGTAATGAACTTTACCGTTAGTAGACATTGCGGCATTGCAACGGTCAGGAACATCACCAGTTATATGGATGGTACAAAACTGCGATGCCTAACCGATAAAGCAGCCGGCCATTTTGCCAGTGTTACGTTAAACGTTGAAT ACCAGCCAGTCGTTAAGATTAAGTCAATTGCTGGATGGCAGGTCGTGTCTGGTCAGCATGTAGATATTGTATGTGAAGTGCAGAGCAACCCGCTTGCAGAAGTTTACCTTCAGGTGAAAACAGATACTGACTGGACAACTGTCGAAATTCAAGAACAACAAAGGAATAACTCCGAGGACATCTATTTTATGATAATCATTTCGAATACATCGTTTGGATACTATCGATGTTTGGCACAAAATAGCCACGGATTTTCGttttcgaaaaaaaaacttctgtcACAAG ATAAAAGGACACAGTACGTGACAGCAGTTGTCATCCCTTGTACCGCTTTGGTTCTACTTTTATTAGCATGCTTGACTTACAAACTCAGAAAATCAG ttcAAGTTCAAATTCAACATCCCTTGTCCATACGTTTTACAag TGATTACATTCACCGGCTTTCCAGCTCTCTGCCAAGTAGGCAATATCTCCCCAGGACAGCCAAAAGTTCCAACACTAACAGAAACCTAGAAG ATACGAGAAATAATACGGAACAGGCCGGTGCATGTTCATCATCTGTTAG AGCGGAGACATCTACTGTGAGTTTATCGTCGACGAAAGTAAGCCACTGCTGCAAATATGACGAAGGGTATGACGTAGTTGTTCAAAG AGAGGAGACATCTACTGTACGTTTATCGTCGACGAAAGTAAGCCACTGCTGCAAAAGTGACGAAGGGTATGACGTAGTTGTTCAAAG TGTTCCTGTCACACCCAATCAATATGCTTACAGTCATCTAGAAAGGGGGTTCATCAACAAAGGGGAATACGAACTCCATCAACAGTGA
- the LOC139977337 gene encoding uncharacterized protein isoform X4, producing MNLKENLIYFVLLVATIPFANNSTVLIVIPKGGIISLECKLISKLDTLVWNRNGHILASYSDNSLRDYNISVEIDTDRSASYLSKRSADLQDAGNYSCIQHHQQQHMVASNTTFQIFIQGYPKLSVNTSTTRAGETILASCCADVRPPYLEEVDFTWSIGDVPLLGYFTNFSNVMNFTVSRHCGIATVRNITSYMDGTKLRCLTDKAAGHFASVTLNVEYQPVVKIKSIAGWQVVSGQHVDIVCEVQSNPLAEVYLQVKTDTDWTTVEIQEQQRNNSEDIYFMIIISNTSFGYYRCLAQNSHGFSFSKKKLLSQDKRTQYVTAVVIPCTALVLLLLACLTYKLRKSVQVQIQHPLSIRFTSDYIHRLSSSLPSRQYLPRTAKSSNTNRNLEERRHLLYVYRRRK from the exons ATGAATCTTAAAGAGAACTTAATTTACTTCGTGCTTCTTGTTGCTACGATCCCTTTTG CAAATAACTCGACCGTCTTGATAGTAATTCCAAAAGGGGGAATTATTTCTCTCGAATGTAAACTTATCTCGAAACTTGATACTTTGGTATGGAATCGCAACGGACATATACTGGCCTCATACAGTGATAACTCACTCAGGGACTACAATATTTCTGTGGAAATTGACACCGATCGTTCAGCGTCTTACTTATCGAAACGATCAGCTGATTTACAAGACGCTGGTAACTATAGTTGTATTCAACACCACCAGCAGCAACACATGGTTGCATCGAATACCACATTCCAAATCTTCATTCAAG GATATCCTAAACTCAGTGTTAATACCAGCACAACCAGAGCAGGCGAAACCATACTAGCGAGTTGTTGTGCAGACGTCAGACCGCCTTACCTCGAAGAAGTTGATTTTACCTGGTCAATCGGCGATGTACCACTTTTAggatattttacaaatttttctaATGTAATGAACTTTACCGTTAGTAGACATTGCGGCATTGCAACGGTCAGGAACATCACCAGTTATATGGATGGTACAAAACTGCGATGCCTAACCGATAAAGCAGCCGGCCATTTTGCCAGTGTTACGTTAAACGTTGAAT ACCAGCCAGTCGTTAAGATTAAGTCAATTGCTGGATGGCAGGTCGTGTCTGGTCAGCATGTAGATATTGTATGTGAAGTGCAGAGCAACCCGCTTGCAGAAGTTTACCTTCAGGTGAAAACAGATACTGACTGGACAACTGTCGAAATTCAAGAACAACAAAGGAATAACTCCGAGGACATCTATTTTATGATAATCATTTCGAATACATCGTTTGGATACTATCGATGTTTGGCACAAAATAGCCACGGATTTTCGttttcgaaaaaaaaacttctgtcACAAG ATAAAAGGACACAGTACGTGACAGCAGTTGTCATCCCTTGTACCGCTTTGGTTCTACTTTTATTAGCATGCTTGACTTACAAACTCAGAAAATCAG ttcAAGTTCAAATTCAACATCCCTTGTCCATACGTTTTACAag TGATTACATTCACCGGCTTTCCAGCTCTCTGCCAAGTAGGCAATATCTCCCCAGGACAGCCAAAAGTTCCAACACTAACAGAAACCTAGAAG AGAGGAGACATCTACTGTACGTTTATCGTCGACGAAAGTAA
- the LOC139977337 gene encoding uncharacterized protein isoform X2 yields the protein MNLKENLIYFVLLVATIPFANNSTVLIVIPKGGIISLECKLISKLDTLVWNRNGHILASYSDNSLRDYNISVEIDTDRSASYLSKRSADLQDAGNYSCIQHHQQQHMVASNTTFQIFIQGYPKLSVNTSTTRAGETILASCCADVRPPYLEEVDFTWSIGDVPLLGYFTNFSNVMNFTVSRHCGIATVRNITSYMDGTKLRCLTDKAAGHFASVTLNVEYQPVVKIKSIAGWQVVSGQHVDIVCEVQSNPLAEVYLQVKTDTDWTTVEIQEQQRNNSEDIYFMIIISNTSFGYYRCLAQNSHGFSFSKKKLLSQDKRTQYVTAVVIPCTALVLLLLACLTYKLRKSVQVQIQHPLSIRFTSDYIHRLSSSLPSRQYLPRTAKSSNTNRNLEDTRNNTEQAGACSSSVREETSTVRLSSTKVSHCCKSDEGYDVVVQSVPVTPNQYAYSHLERGFINKGEYELHQQ from the exons ATGAATCTTAAAGAGAACTTAATTTACTTCGTGCTTCTTGTTGCTACGATCCCTTTTG CAAATAACTCGACCGTCTTGATAGTAATTCCAAAAGGGGGAATTATTTCTCTCGAATGTAAACTTATCTCGAAACTTGATACTTTGGTATGGAATCGCAACGGACATATACTGGCCTCATACAGTGATAACTCACTCAGGGACTACAATATTTCTGTGGAAATTGACACCGATCGTTCAGCGTCTTACTTATCGAAACGATCAGCTGATTTACAAGACGCTGGTAACTATAGTTGTATTCAACACCACCAGCAGCAACACATGGTTGCATCGAATACCACATTCCAAATCTTCATTCAAG GATATCCTAAACTCAGTGTTAATACCAGCACAACCAGAGCAGGCGAAACCATACTAGCGAGTTGTTGTGCAGACGTCAGACCGCCTTACCTCGAAGAAGTTGATTTTACCTGGTCAATCGGCGATGTACCACTTTTAggatattttacaaatttttctaATGTAATGAACTTTACCGTTAGTAGACATTGCGGCATTGCAACGGTCAGGAACATCACCAGTTATATGGATGGTACAAAACTGCGATGCCTAACCGATAAAGCAGCCGGCCATTTTGCCAGTGTTACGTTAAACGTTGAAT ACCAGCCAGTCGTTAAGATTAAGTCAATTGCTGGATGGCAGGTCGTGTCTGGTCAGCATGTAGATATTGTATGTGAAGTGCAGAGCAACCCGCTTGCAGAAGTTTACCTTCAGGTGAAAACAGATACTGACTGGACAACTGTCGAAATTCAAGAACAACAAAGGAATAACTCCGAGGACATCTATTTTATGATAATCATTTCGAATACATCGTTTGGATACTATCGATGTTTGGCACAAAATAGCCACGGATTTTCGttttcgaaaaaaaaacttctgtcACAAG ATAAAAGGACACAGTACGTGACAGCAGTTGTCATCCCTTGTACCGCTTTGGTTCTACTTTTATTAGCATGCTTGACTTACAAACTCAGAAAATCAG ttcAAGTTCAAATTCAACATCCCTTGTCCATACGTTTTACAag TGATTACATTCACCGGCTTTCCAGCTCTCTGCCAAGTAGGCAATATCTCCCCAGGACAGCCAAAAGTTCCAACACTAACAGAAACCTAGAAG ATACGAGAAATAATACGGAACAGGCCGGTGCATGTTCATCATCTGTTAG AGAGGAGACATCTACTGTACGTTTATCGTCGACGAAAGTAAGCCACTGCTGCAAAAGTGACGAAGGGTATGACGTAGTTGTTCAAAG TGTTCCTGTCACACCCAATCAATATGCTTACAGTCATCTAGAAAGGGGGTTCATCAACAAAGGGGAATACGAACTCCATCAACAGTGA